From bacterium, the proteins below share one genomic window:
- a CDS encoding methyl-accepting chemotaxis protein, translated as MFRNRSLRFKIRLFVAFLLLLILGMGITMLYLARRYLREELVHRGEVIVRRLAESHAYQVSLGLADELEPILRRIIETEEGIEYVEFVDAAGRIIQTSDGKYRAQSDPRRRPPQYENFNIEQYRTLLRKQGDSITGADGKQLYDFYAPVVSMAGRVGEFSSLDLSALGETSPQKEVRLIGVVRMAVLPTTMDEAITQLRLVFLATIGVVALFGLAVAYFLSTSTTTSVAQVAEAASVLARGDLNQHVPAAGKDELGMLAQSFNVMADNLARMIRRVRDAYVRVDQGREQIQDSTVAVMQASKSQVSSLEEVSSAISQMNTSLKGVAENVENLSSSAEQTSSSIVEMASSIDEVSGHIKSLSSSVDETASSITEMVSSIQQVDHSVELLATLITDTAASIKQMEGSIRQVEKNAASSQELSEQVTANAEMGMKSVESTMGGMERARSSVHGAGEVIAKLGSSSEEIGKILNVIDDIAEQTNLLALNAAIIAAQAGEHGKGFAVVAEEIRELAERTASSTKEIDTLIKTVQHDVANAVQTMVSGSQIVEEGVGLSRRANENLKKILESARSSSDMSREIAKATGEQSKGIRSINQAIEQVREMMMQINKATTEQKAGSEQIISAVENMREMTVFVNRATVEQAKGSKQITEAMEHVTEMVAHIMKATSEQAKGSEQIVKIVDFFRESSHRNLNSVADMERALSLLMEQAGILKQEISIFKV; from the coding sequence ATGTTTCGTAACCGAAGCTTGCGTTTCAAAATTCGATTATTCGTAGCGTTTTTACTTCTGCTGATCCTGGGAATGGGGATTACGATGCTTTATCTAGCGCGGAGGTATTTGCGGGAGGAACTTGTCCATAGGGGAGAAGTAATCGTCAGACGCCTCGCGGAATCTCATGCTTACCAGGTCAGTCTGGGATTGGCGGATGAATTAGAACCGATTTTGCGCAGGATCATTGAAACAGAAGAAGGCATCGAATATGTTGAGTTTGTGGATGCAGCAGGCAGAATTATTCAAACGAGCGATGGGAAATACCGCGCTCAAAGCGATCCGCGGCGCAGACCACCGCAATACGAAAACTTTAACATCGAACAGTATCGAACTTTATTACGCAAACAGGGGGATTCGATTACGGGAGCCGATGGAAAACAACTCTATGATTTCTATGCTCCGGTTGTCTCCATGGCCGGTAGAGTCGGCGAATTCAGCTCCCTTGATTTGAGCGCTCTGGGTGAAACGTCGCCGCAAAAGGAGGTGAGGTTAATCGGGGTTGTGCGAATGGCCGTTCTGCCCACCACGATGGATGAGGCGATCACCCAGCTGAGACTTGTATTTCTGGCTACCATCGGCGTGGTTGCGCTGTTTGGACTCGCCGTGGCGTATTTTCTAAGTACGTCAACCACGACTTCTGTTGCTCAGGTGGCAGAAGCGGCTTCGGTACTTGCGCGCGGAGATTTAAATCAGCATGTGCCGGCTGCTGGAAAAGATGAGCTGGGTATGCTTGCACAATCCTTTAACGTCATGGCCGATAACCTCGCAAGAATGATCCGGCGCGTCAGAGATGCTTATGTGCGAGTGGATCAAGGCCGCGAACAGATACAGGATAGTACCGTTGCTGTTATGCAGGCAAGCAAATCGCAGGTTTCTTCACTTGAGGAAGTTTCCTCCGCGATATCGCAAATGAACACTTCGCTCAAAGGAGTTGCGGAGAATGTCGAAAATTTGTCTTCATCAGCAGAGCAAACTTCTTCGTCCATTGTCGAGATGGCTTCCAGCATCGATGAGGTCAGCGGCCATATCAAATCTCTTTCCAGTTCGGTAGACGAAACGGCTTCATCCATCACAGAAATGGTTTCCTCCATACAACAGGTGGATCACAGCGTTGAGCTTCTAGCCACTTTGATTACCGATACGGCCGCCTCCATCAAACAAATGGAAGGTTCGATCCGCCAGGTGGAAAAAAATGCTGCCAGCTCCCAGGAATTGAGTGAACAGGTCACGGCCAATGCTGAAATGGGAATGAAGTCGGTGGAAAGTACAATGGGGGGAATGGAAAGAGCCCGTTCCAGTGTTCATGGAGCGGGGGAAGTCATAGCAAAACTTGGGAGCAGCTCTGAAGAGATCGGCAAGATCTTAAACGTCATCGATGACATTGCGGAGCAAACGAACCTTCTGGCTTTGAACGCTGCGATCATTGCTGCGCAGGCGGGTGAGCATGGCAAAGGTTTCGCAGTGGTTGCCGAAGAAATACGGGAGCTGGCGGAAAGAACTGCTTCTTCCACAAAGGAAATCGATACTCTGATCAAAACTGTTCAGCATGACGTTGCCAATGCTGTTCAAACAATGGTGAGCGGATCCCAAATTGTGGAAGAAGGGGTCGGACTTTCCAGAAGGGCCAACGAGAATCTAAAGAAGATTCTTGAGTCCGCACGGAGTTCTTCGGATATGTCTCGCGAGATTGCCAAGGCGACCGGGGAACAATCGAAAGGAATTCGTTCGATCAATCAGGCGATAGAGCAGGTGCGCGAAATGATGATGCAGATCAACAAAGCGACTACCGAACAGAAGGCGGGAAGTGAACAAATCATTTCAGCAGTGGAAAATATGCGGGAAATGACGGTCTTCGTGAATCGGGCAACAGTGGAACAGGCGAAAGGAAGCAAGCAAATCACGGAGGCGATGGAGCATGTTACGGAGATGGTAGCTCACATCATGAAAGCCACTTCCGAGCAAGCGAAAGGGAGCGAACAAATCGTGAAAATCGTCGACTTCTTCCGCGAAAGCAGTCACAGGAATCTGAACAGTGTGGCTGATATGGAACGCGCGCTTTCGCTTTTGATGGAGCAAGCAGGCATTCTCAAACAAGAGATCAGCATTTTCAAGGTGTAG
- a CDS encoding ABC transporter substrate-binding protein, whose protein sequence is MNRVKQFLIAVILVSARVACADVAIVKTAGVVAFDEARNGFTSICFQNSKEFNLLEDLSNRDELLNSIRAGNFNVVFAIGTQAAALIYENFPAIPLVFAFVADPERRGFKKEQATGVALSVPVREQFAVLKSLNRRISRVGTIYTKDLNDPLISIASKAAEDANLELITSPISSNLDLQKAMTDLIGRVDALWIPPDPSLNSEEVIKYIGSKSLENKLPCVGPSDRYVRSGAIFSYSVDTVETGRIAGEMANKILKGAPTSKVPMQELQKPRVIINLKAAELLGLTIPQNLQEIAAKIYK, encoded by the coding sequence ATGAATCGTGTTAAGCAGTTTCTGATCGCGGTGATTCTGGTCAGTGCAAGAGTTGCGTGCGCTGATGTGGCGATTGTAAAAACTGCCGGTGTTGTTGCATTCGATGAAGCAAGAAACGGATTTACCAGTATCTGCTTTCAAAACAGTAAAGAATTCAACCTGCTGGAAGATCTATCCAATAGAGACGAACTCCTCAATTCGATACGGGCCGGCAATTTCAATGTAGTCTTTGCGATAGGCACTCAAGCTGCAGCTCTCATTTATGAGAACTTCCCGGCAATTCCACTGGTTTTTGCTTTCGTAGCAGACCCGGAAAGACGAGGATTCAAAAAAGAACAGGCGACTGGAGTGGCGCTTTCTGTTCCGGTCCGGGAACAATTCGCGGTTCTCAAATCGCTCAATCGCAGAATCAGTCGGGTCGGAACAATCTACACGAAGGATTTGAATGATCCCCTTATCTCCATCGCGAGTAAAGCAGCTGAAGATGCAAATCTGGAGCTCATTACATCTCCAATCAGCTCGAATCTCGATTTACAAAAAGCCATGACCGACCTCATTGGACGCGTGGACGCGCTTTGGATTCCACCGGATCCATCTCTAAATTCGGAAGAAGTAATTAAATACATTGGCTCGAAATCACTGGAAAATAAATTGCCGTGTGTCGGGCCGAGCGATCGATATGTTCGCTCGGGCGCTATTTTTTCGTACTCGGTGGATACAGTGGAGACAGGACGGATTGCCGGTGAGATGGCGAATAAAATCCTTAAAGGCGCTCCTACTTCGAAAGTGCCGATGCAGGAACTTCAAAAGCCAAGAGTCATTATCAATCTTAAGGCGGCGGAACTGTTGGGTTTGACGATTCCCCAGAATCTGCAAGAGATCGCCGCTAAAATCTATAAGTAA